The Tripterygium wilfordii isolate XIE 37 chromosome 4, ASM1340144v1, whole genome shotgun sequence genome has a window encoding:
- the LOC119997947 gene encoding L-ascorbate oxidase homolog, which produces MDGVILVLLLCLSAGTMSMVRGEDPYIFFTWNITYGTISPLGVPQQVIMINNQFPGPNINSTSNNNVVVNVFNNLDEPFLLAWTGVQQRKNSWQDGVLGTNCPIPPGTNYTYHFQVKDQIGSYIYYPSVGMHRAAGGFGGLRINSRLLIPVPYPDPEDDYTVIINDWYTKSHSTLTKFLDSGRSIGRPDGVLINGQAAKGDGKDKPLFTMKPGKIYKYRICNAGIKTSLNFRIQNHNMKLVEMEGSHVVQNIYESLDVHAGQCYSVLVTADQEPKDYYMVASTRFTKSVLTSKGIMSYEGGKGPASPELPEAPVGWAWSLNQFRSFRWNLTASAARPNPQGSYHYGAINITRTIKLVNTVDRSGGKLRYALNGISHVDAPTPLKLAEYYGITDKVFKYDSIPDEPPANIEKVTVQPNVNNVTFRTFVEIILENHEKSIQSYHLSGYSFFAVAIEPGTWAPEKRKNYNLLDAISRHTIQVFPKSWAAILLTFDNAGMWNLRSEIWERNYLGQQLYISVLSPERSLRDEYNVPDNAILCGLVKDLPKPPPYSI; this is translated from the exons ATGGATGGGGTGATATTAGTGTTACTGCTATGCCTCTCAGCGGGGACTATGTCGATGGTTCGAGGTGAAGATCCTTATATTTTCTTCACATGGAACATCACTTATGGCACCATCTCTCCTTTGGGAGTTCCTCAGCAAGTGATTATGATCAACAATCAGTTTCCAGGACCCAATATCAACTCCACCAGCAACAACAATGTGGTTGTCAATGTCTTCAACAACCTCGACGAGCCTTTCCTTCTCGCATG GACGGGCGTCCAACAGAGGAAGAATTCATGGCAAGACGGTGTGCTTGGAACGAATTGCCCGATCCCTCCTGGCACCAACTACACTTACCATTTCCAGGTGAAGGATCAGATTGGGAGCTACATCTACTACCCAAGTGTAGGTATGCATAGAGCAGCTGGTGGTTTCGGTGGCCTCCGGATCAACAGTCGTCTGCTCATCCCGGTCCCTTACCCTGATCCGGAGGATGATTACACTGTCATAATCAATGACTGGTACACCAAGAGCCACAGCACTCTCACAAAGTTCTTGGACAGCGGACGATCAATTGGTCGGCCTGATGGTGTCTTGATCAATGGCCAAGCCGCCAAGGGAGACGGCAAGGACAAGCCTCTATTCACAATGAAGCCTGGCAAGATCTACAAGTATAGAATTTGCAATGCTGGTATCAAGACATCACTCAATTTCAGGATCCAAAACCACAATATGAAGCTTGTGGAGATGGAAGGCTCACATGTTGTCCAGAACATATACGAGTCCCTTGACGTCCACGCCGGGCAATGCTATTCCGTGCTGGTGACAGCTGATCAAGAACCAAAGGACTATTACATGGTGGCTTCAACCAGATTCACCAAAAGTGTCCTAACTTCAAAGGGAATTATGAGCTACGAAGGTGGTAAAGGCCCTGCCTCTCCTGAACTCCCTGAAGCTCCAGTTGGGTGGGCTTGGTCTCTCAATCAATTCCGCTCATTCCGCTGGAACCTCACAGCCAGTGCTGCCAGGCCTAATCCCCAAGGCTCATACCACTACGGTGCCATCAACATTACCCGAACAATCAAGCTTGTGAACACAGTTGACAGGAGCGGTGGCAAGCTTCGCTACGCGCTCAATGGAATCTCTCACGTCGATGCTCCAACCCCACTTAAGCTTGCTGAGTACTATGGAATTACAGACAAGGTCTTCAAGTATGACAGCATCCCAGATGAACCTCCGGCCAATATCGAAAAAGTGACTGTACAACCCAATGTCAACAACGTCACCTTCCGTACCTTTGTGGAAATCATCCTCGAGAATCACGAGAAGAGCATCCAGTCTTATCACTTGAGCGGATACTCATTCTTCGCTGTCGC AATTGAGCCCGGAACCTGGGCTccagagaagaggaagaactaCAACCTCCTCGATGCGATTAGCAGGCACACAATCCAAGTCTTCCCCAAATCATGGGCTGCAATTCTTCTAACATTCGACAATGCCGGAATGTGGAACTTGAGGTCTGAGATATGGGAGAGGAACTACCTGGGACAACAACTATACATCAGTGTTTTGTCTCCTGAACGATCACTGAGAGATGAGTACAATGTCCCTGACAATGCAATACTTTGTGGGCTTGTCAAGGACTTGCCTAAGCCACCTCCTTACAGCATCTAA
- the LOC119996513 gene encoding L-ascorbate oxidase homolog gives MGGVMLMLLLSLSAGSMLMVHGEDPYIFFTWNVTYGTISPLGVPQQVIMINNQFPGPNINSTSNNNVVVNVFNNLDEPFLLTWIGVQQRKNSWQDGMPGTNCPIPPGTNYTYHFQVKDQIGSYFYYPSTAMHRVAGGFGGLRINSRLLIPVPYADPEDDYTVLIGDWYTKSHTSLRKVLDSGRSIGRPQGVLINGKSAKGDGKDEPLFTMKPGKTYKYRICNVGIKTSLNFRIQNHFMKLVEMEGSHVVQNTYESLDVHAGQCFSVLVTADQEPRDYYMVASTRFTKTVLTSKGIIRYEGSNKPASQELPEAPVGWAWSLNQFRSFRWNLTASAARPNPQGSYHYGDINITRTIKLVNTVDRSNGKLRYALNGVSHTDMATPLKLAEYYGISDKVFKYDSIVDNPPPKIEQVVVQPNVNNITFRTFVEIVFENHEKSIQSYHLDGHSFFAVGIEFGRWSPEKRKNYNLLDAVSRHTIQVFPNSWAAILLTFDNAGMWSLRSEIYERTYLGQQLYISVLSPERSLRDEYNVPDNALLCGLVKDLPKPQPYTI, from the exons ATGGGTGGGGTGATGCTTATGTTGTTGCTGAGTCTCTCAGCAGGGTCTATGTTGATGGTCCACGGTGAAGATCCTTATATTTTCTTCACTTGGAATGTCACCTATGGCACCATCTCTCCTTTGGGAGTTCCTCAACAAGTTATTATGATCAATAACCAGTTCCCTGGCCCTAATATTAACTCTACCAGCAACAACAATGTTGTTGTCAATGTCTTCAACAACCTCGACGAGCCATTCCTCTTGACCTG GATTGGTGTCCAACAGAGGAAGAACTCATGGCAAGATGGTATGCCTGGAACAAACTGCCCAATTCCTCCTGGCACCAACTACACATACCACTTCCAGGTGAAGGACCAGATTGGTAGCTACTTCTACTACCCAAGCACAGCAATGCACAGAGTAGCTGGTGGCTTTGGTGGCCTCCGTATCAACAGCCGGCTGCTCATCCCGGTCCCTTATGCCGATCCTGAGGATGATTACACTGTCCTAATTGGTGATTGGTACACTAAGAGCCACACCTCTCTCAGGAAAGTCTTGGACAGTGGGAGATCAATTGGTAGGCCCCAAGGTGTTCTCATCAATGGAAAATCCGCCAAGGGAGACGGTAAGGACGAGCCTCTCTTCACAATGAAGCCTGGCAAGACTTACAAGTACAGAATCTGCAATGTTGGGATCAAAACATCATTGAACTTCAGAATCCAAAACCACTTCATGAAGCTTGTGGAGATGGAAGGTTCACACGTTGTGCAGAACACATACGAGTCCCTCGACGTCCATGCTGGACAATGCTTTTCAGTGCTGGTGACTGCTGATCAGGAACCAAGAGACTATTACATGGTTGCTTCCACCAGGTTCACCAAGACTGTTTTGACTTCAAAGGGGATTATCCGTTACGAGGGGAGTAATAAGCCTGCCTCACAAGAGCTCCCTGAGGCCCCTGTTGGATGGGCTTGGTCTCTTAACCAATTCCGCTCGTTCCGCTGGAACTTGACAGCCAGTGCTGCCAGGCCTAATCCCCAAGGTTCATACCACTACGGTGACATCAACATTACTCGCACAATCAAGCTTGTGAACACAGTTGACAGGAGTAATGGCAAGCTTCGCTATGCACTCAACGGAGTTTCCCACACTGACATGGCAACCCCACTGAAGCTTGCAGAGTACTATGGAATCTCTGATAAGGTCTTCAAGTACGATAGCATCGTAGATAATCCTCCACCAAAGATCGAACAGGTGGTTGTACAACCCAATGTCAACAACATCACCTTCCGTACCTTTGTGGAGATTGTCTTTGAGAACCATGAGAAGAGCATCCAGTCTTATCACTTGGATGGTCATTCCTTCTTCGCAGTGGG TATCGAGTTTGGCCGTTGGAGCCCCGAGAAGAGGAAGAACTACAACCTCCTCGACGCAGTGAGCAGGCACACAATCCAGGTCTTCCCCAATTCATGGGCAGCAATTCTGTTGACATTCGACAACGCTGGAATGTGGAGCTTGAGGTCTGAGATATACGAGAGAACCTACCTCGGACAACAACTATACATCAGTGTTTTGTCTCCTGAAAGATCACTTAGGGACGAGTACAATGTTCCAGACAATGCATTGCTTTGTGGTCTTGTCAAGGACTTGCCCAAGCCACAACCTTACACCATATAA